From the bacterium genome, the window CTCCTTGAAAGTGGGATAATAGCAAAAAAGGTTTGCGCGCCAGACGGCTGCAAACCTCGACCGCAGAAGTTATACCCGTTTCAGGGCGGCTTGTCAAGGGCATTGAAGGGATTTTGGAAAAAAGTCCGGGAGTCCGCCGGATGGTCTTTAAGGGGCGGTTGGCTCGTTTTGGGCAAAATCGAGGGCTTTCGGCGAGCGGCATTCAGTCAATCTCCTGTTATAATCCGCCCGGTTTTCGGAGGAGCATCTTGGAACGCACATTCGTGATGATCAAGCCGGACGGAGTGGCCCGCGCGCTGGCCGGGCGCATAATCGGCGTGTTCGAGCAGAAAGGTCTGACGCTGCGGGCGATGAAGCTGATGCGCGTGACGCAGGAGACGGCGGAGCGGCACTACGCCGAGCACGTCGGCAAGCCGTTCTATCCCGGTCTGGTTTCTTACATCCAGAGCGGCCCTGTCGTGGCGATGTGCTGGGAAGGGCCGAACGCCGTCGCACAGGTTCGCTCGCTCGTCGGCGCGACCCACCCCAAGGACGCCGCGCCGGGAACGATACGGGGCGACTTTGCGCTTGACATTTCGAACAACCTTGTCCATGCCAGCGATAGTCCTGCGACCGCCGAGCGGGAGCTTTCGGTGTATTTCACCGCCGCGGACTATGTCGAAGGCGATATTAGATGCGACGCCGGATGGCTAACCGGGAGATGAAACCATTTACCGCCGATCTCCAGATCGGCGTTTCGACGCCCGGCAAGTTCCACCGTTCGATTATCCGGCTGCGGGAAAATTCTATTGACCCGCCGTCCGTTTCTGGTATTATCTCTATCCCCGCAATCGCGGAGGGTGCATGGGGCCGTGGTGTAGTCGGTTAACATATCTGCCTGTCACGCAGAAG encodes:
- the ndk gene encoding nucleoside-diphosphate kinase, which encodes MERTFVMIKPDGVARALAGRIIGVFEQKGLTLRAMKLMRVTQETAERHYAEHVGKPFYPGLVSYIQSGPVVAMCWEGPNAVAQVRSLVGATHPKDAAPGTIRGDFALDISNNLVHASDSPATAERELSVYFTAADYVEGDIRCDAGWLTGR